In the genome of Ziziphus jujuba cultivar Dongzao chromosome 10, ASM3175591v1, the window AGAACTCAGATCAATTTATGTCTGCCTTAAGAGTAATGCAATTGGCTTTTTAAGCATATATTATTTGGAAGCAACaagtttttcttccttttttttttttttggtttttttggttttatctaAGGTTGTTGcataaatttgtttttcattttcgtTGTTCGTGGTACCATCTACTTGTTTCTTTGACCATGGTCGTGATGTTGCGGAAGTAATTTACGGTGTCAGAGCGAAGCTGTGTAGTAATGCTGCTTATTTCATTGGGTATAAATGATATTAAAGCCATGTATTTAAAGGAGGATATATTCAGAATATTACAATTGTTTCAAAATCCTTAGTCTTGCATTGACTCTGTATTTCAATCAAATAGTATTATTGATTACTCGTTCAATTCCATTccattatttagttgatttcATGCCATAGTCTATTACATTCCAAATGCACCCTTATCGATCTTAAGCTAGCTCAACTACTTACAAGTTTTTTGTGCGTTTGCTTACTTATATGCAAATGGTCATTGTCATGTGTCAACTATCTGATATGCAGTGAGTATATGTAATGAAGGGATATTTGCATCatgaaatgaaatttaattCTCGATGGGAATGGAGTGCTACTTTTTTATCTTCAACAGCATTTTTCTAAGTAACGGATTTTATGGGTGTGgacactaattaattaataccactgttaattttcttttaatagtaATTGGCAGCTAAAATTCCTGCTACATTTAAGAATAACTACTTTGGCATAGCCTAAAAACATCTGGTTGCTACCACTTGCGTTTACTTACTTATATGCAAATAGTCATTGTCATTTGTTAACTATCAGATATGCAGTGAGTAAATGTAATGAAGGGATATTTGCATCATGAAATGAAATTCAACTCTTGATGGGAATGGAGTGCTAGTTTTTTAGCTTTAACAACATTTTTCTAAGTAACGGAATCTTGGATTTTCATGGGTGTGGATACTAATTAATTGATACCACTGTTCATTTCTTTTAATAGTAATTGGCGGCTGGAATTCCTGCTACATTTAAGAATAACTACTTTGCCCTAGCCTAAAACATCTTGTTGCTACCACTTGCGTTTGCTTACTTATATGCAAATAGTCATTGCCATGTGTCGACTATCTGATAGGCAGTGAGTAAATGTAATGAAGGGATATTTGCATCATGAAATGAAATTCAATTCTCGATGGGAATGGAGTGCTAGTTTTTTTAGCTTTAACAATGTTTTTCTAAGTAATGGAATCTTGGATTGGGTTTCATGGGCTTGTACACTAATTGATTAATACcattgttgattttctttcgaTAGTAATTGGCAGCCGGCATTCCTGCTTCATTTAAGAGTAACTACTTTGGCGTAGCCTAAAAACATTTGGTCACTTGCATTTGCTTACTTATATGCAAATAGTCATTGTCATGTGTCAACTATCTGATATGCAGTGAGTAATTGTAATGGAGGGATATTTGCATCATGAAATGAAATTCAATTCTTGATGGGAATGGAGTGCTACTCTTTTAGCTTTAACAACATTTTTCTAATTAACAGTCTTGGATTGGGTTTCATGGGTGTGGATGCTAATTAATTGATTAGAGAAGAATCGTGAAGCAGCAGTCCATTCAAGGAATATGGAGACTAGTTTAAGTGGTAGTAACCAGATGTTTTTAGGCTAGGTCGAAGTAGCTATTCTTAAATGTAGCTGGAATTCCAGGTCCCAATTACTagtaaaagtaaaagaaaatgaacagtggtatttttagaattttagaattttatttgttcattattattattattattttgacttTGAATGAATTCCATTTTCATTGCGATATATATTGGTTGCCTACAGGAAAAGAAACTCAATGATCTTTGTCTATCTATGTCACTGTCATATATGCTACTTCATTTTGCTTTATGTTAATGTAGCATCATATTTTAACCAATCCCATCAAGATAACTGGCCAATGAACTTGATTTGATTTACCCTGCCAAACTTGCTTTCTGTTTTAGGGAAAAGACGACCATGGAGAGCTTTTCTTTTGTATGGGCCACCTGGAACTGGGAAGTCATACTTGGCCAAAGCCGTTGCAACTGAAGCAGATTCCACATTTTTCAGGTAATATACCCAACAATTGTATCTATTTTGTatgttgataatattaatattacatTGCATGGATATCTTTTAAACTGCCATCTTAGCTACCCACTTGTCACAATATATATCCTGATGCTGGTGCTAGactgaatattttttttattattcaatgTATTGTCAGTGTACACACATGCATGCTAATGTTTGTTTGAGAAACACTAGTTACCGctactaattaaatattgaacCTATTGATAACTAAAAGTAAACAGCGTTTTTCCCTTTTGTTATGTTTGTGTGTGGTTAGATCAGATAACAATGCTTATCTATGGTTTTATCTTTAAGTACCCTGCATTTCCTATCTTGATTTCAATGTAAAATTCAGCCAGTCTTGTAAACGACATGTAGCACATGCTACATGAGGCTTGCTCTGGCAAAAGGTGGGGAGTGAAGAGTAAAAGACAGTAGGCACTTGTATTTTGCTTCTTATACGTATCAATcagtattttaaaatattgatgaatgcttgataaaataatttatgaaatagacatctattataatatttatataaatattacaaatatttttaatactctttttttaaaatgcattgaataaaattttacaatgcaAAAGAAAATGTCTAAAATGCTTTCTTTCATTCATTCTTCCTTTTTCCCCCCCCTACTTTTTTAACacctttttcattatttttgctAGTTAAAGAGTAtgttaaaactaattatttttggttCTAATAATTGAAACTTTTTGAGTGATCTTCTTTAAGTAATCTTGCACTAATAAGAGATTAGGGTTAATCTAAGGTTCGTTGTTGTCatgtaaattttgatttaatagtagttaaattaatttaatcctGTTGAAAAACTTTGTgcttcattttgttttattgggtGTAATTTGTTTCTTTAACCCCAAACAAAcgaggaaaaaaaggaaaaaacgaaGGAAGAAGGGCTGTTGATTTTTGTTGGCATTTCGATTCTCTGGATATTTCATCTTTATCACATATAAATGAAgcaaattttattatgtatataaatgccAATAAATTTGCATATGCTTCATTACGTTCTGGATAATGTATTCTTTTCTTCTGGTAGTGTTTCATCTTCAGACCTGGTTTCGAAGTGGATGGGTGAAAGTGAAAAGCTAGTTTCTAATCTTTTTCAAATGGCACGCGAAAGTGCTCCATCCATAATCTTTGTTGATGAAATAGATTCCTTATGTGGTCATCGTGGAGAGGGCAATGAGAGTGAAGCTTCTAGACGTATTAAGACTGAACTGCTTGTGCAGATGCAGGTATACCCTTCACATGGAGTGAATGGAGTATAttcataaaataacattttctaaCTTTTAGCATGATTAATTCACCTTtcagtatatttattttaatctcaATGTACTTgcatttcataatatatttaagGAGCTTTTGTGTATGCACATTAAACTGTGGAGAAATGAACATGATGGATATGTCttatcaaaagaagaaaaatagaaataggTTCTGGAGTCCAATGGAGGCTAGGTAGTGGTGTAGTTTGGTTTTAATCTGATATTGGTGTCATTTTGGCTTCTTTTTGTATAAACCTTTAACAATTTGTATTTGCAAAACTGAATCTTATTGAACAAAATTATGTTTGCACATTAGACTGTGGAGAAATGAACATAACGGATATGTCTTATCTaaagaaggaaaacaaaaataggTTTCGGAGCCCAATGTTGGCTAGGTAGCGATGTAGTATGGTTTTAAGCTTTCTGATATTGGTTTCATTTTGGCTCCTTTTTGTATAAACCTCGAACATTTTTTATATGCAAAAcagaaaattgaacaaaattatATAGCAACTGCAGCTCCCCCGTGCATAGCATAGCATTCCACCAAATTGACCCTGttgaatgatatatatatatatatatatatatatatatattttcatgggTAACCatgttcttctctctctctctctctctctttttccttcCCTATGTCCATGTCAACATGGGATTGTTTAAGTATGTTTTTTGCAATGGTGTTTGTCATTAAATAACATATGAAGTTAGCAAATTTATTGTATGGTTAAAAagatctttctttctttcttcttcttcttcttcttctctctctctggcTTTATTGAGTATTCTCATTGTGTTTAGGTTTATCATTTGCAAAAAAGCTAGAGAGAACTGAGTTTCACAGCCAAGCTCAAGTTGTAGTCTTttgaaaataacttaaaaaaattttcctaAGCAACTGATTGGTGCAATATGGAATGTTGGTCTGAATGGTATTCCATTGTCGATGTTATGTAAACAAGCTGCTAAAGCTTACACAAGTTTATTTGCAATGTAAAAGTAAATAGGTTTTGGATTTGAAATGTAAAAGTAGATAGGTTTAGATACTTCATTTTAGAATTATACCTATGTTGCTTCATTATGTTCTCTTCCTACATCTTATTTTGTCTGCTATTCTATTCTTATGGCtcttttttttaccataaaGTTGCATTAAGCCATTTGCATATACTCTCTTAAATTAAGAGGAGTATTTGCCTTTTTTCTTGGAAGAACTCTGTACTCTTAAGATGGAACTTGACTTGACTATTCAACTGTTTAGGGTGTTGGACATAATGATCAGAAAGTTCTTGTTCTTGCTGCAACAAATACTCCCTATGCTCTAGACCAGGTAAAGAGGAATTAGAGAAGATTTACTAATTTTATCTGATCTACTGGGACCATTATGTACCTTGCTAATAAAATGTAAATGCAGGCCATCCGGAGGCGTTTTGATAAGCGTATATATATTCCTCTTCCAGATTTGAAGGCTCGGCAGCATATGTTCAAAGTACTGATATCGTCCTTCATTTGAAAAGAAGTTTGGTTTTGCAATCTACCCCTTTTCATTGCATAATTTGCATAACTATAACTTCTTGTCACTTTAAAAATCCATGCAGGTGCATCTAGGAGATACTCCTCACAATTTGGCAGAAAGTGATTTTGAAATCTTAGCTCGCAAGACAGAAGGCTTTTCTGGATCTGATATTTCTGTTTGTGTAAGCACTCTTTTTCCTCACGACTCTTAACCTATACGGGAGGTTAGTCCGATATAGCTCAGGGAGTCCTTATTGTTTGTTTCAAATCTGACAGGTTAAAGATGTTCTATTTGAACCTGTTCGTAAAACCCAAGATGCCATGTTCTTTGTTAAGACTAATGATATGTGGGTGCCATGTGGACCAAAGCAACATAATGCTGTCCAAATCACCATGCAGGAGCTGGCAACACAAGGCCTTGCTTCAAAGGTATAGGTTGGTCTTTTTGGTTCAAATAACTATGATTTTTGAACTTTGTGATTTATGCAATTTGGACCCTGATGGCAGTGATTGAATgttaatattacattatttgaAGGGATGTGTTCCCTTGTGATGGATCAATGCATGATATGAAACGAAGCAagcataataaaaattatttatgcaaaatgttATGACAAACAAACTTCAATATGGCATTTAATGTGTGTCAGAAGCTCACACACTTTTTTGGAGTAATTAAACAGTTGATTAATGCCCATGTACTGCAGATCCTTCCACCTCCTATCTCGAGAACAGATTTTGATAAGGTGCTTGCCAGACAGAGGCCTACAGTGAGCAAAGCTGACTTAGACGTCCATGAGAGATTCACAAAGGAGTTTGGAGAGGAAGGCTGATGAGTTTCTCTGTGATTATATCACATGGATCCATGCTTGTAAGCAACGATCACCTGTGTTTATAAGTTGCTGCTGGATCTAATGAATTATTTACTCATTAGCTTCTTCAAATGGGGAAGGCGACATCACTTCCCTTTCCTGTATTGAAATGAAATACTGAGAATTTGATACTTGTTGGACTGCTTGTTTCAAAAATTGTGTAAAGTAGAGTTCACAAAAATATATTCCAAATTGTTGATGCATTGACGATATAGGTTGCCCCATAATGGTTGCCAAGTACTTTTGTCCAGTTCAACTAATCATCTGGATTATATTGATCATCTGGTTACTAGGGTGGACTGTTCCGGGAGTAATATAAACAGTAATCGGTTGTCTTTTCCCTTGCTACTGATCGTGTGTAATCTTGGTTTCAAGTTTTAGTTTTGGTGAGTAGCATTCATTGGTCCAGATAGGATTTGGTTAATCTCATTTCTCATCTAGAAGTCATGCAACTTAAGGGTGAGTCTGAAATCGGGTGGGGCACTCTCTTTGTACgtctgaaaataaaattttcatacttaccagaaataaaatagaataaaattttcatttcagaattttcttattttcaggTAGAGAAGTGTTTCTGGCACCGATAACAGGCTTTCCTGTGATTTGTCTTATTTGCTTATTCATTAAAATTCCTACTgacaaaaatcatcaaaatattcttttttttaataatataataatattcatgTACATGATCACATGCTAAGCAACTTTGTCGCATCCAGTTAGGACTCctggaattttgttttttaatttaatttttttttggggaacatTTTTCGTTGTAATTTATCCCTCAGTACAATTAGTAAGGAAGAAATTGAGTACAACTTGCAGGGTTGAAAATTACTTACTATCAAAATGCTTTGTCTAGCGAGTTTCTTCCATGCTAATGCTTATCagttttggtaaaattattaaataaccaTTTTTCAGCCAATAATTTCTTGTAatctttaaaagttaaaattagaatttaaggggaaaaagaaataagttggggaacagaaaaaaaagaggggTAAAAGTGCCCCACCGAAGTTGTTTGGTATTTTACCCACTAAGCTTCAAAATCGCCGCATTATCCCATAGATTAGGGTTTGTGTGACATTTTGGTTTAATTGATAGCATCTGTGCAAAAATGGTGGTGGAAACCCATAATGTGCAACTCATGTGATCCTTTACCAGATGGACCACAAAGTGACATGAAAACTTTAAAGCCGAATTACACTTTGTTATTCTTAATTTATAGAAATTTGTGATTTAAGTCATCAATTTTAAAAGTAGTGatttagattttcaatttttaaatttattatatatcgatttaatatttaattttagccaAATAAATTGGTAAAAATATCATCTAGAGATTAGAGtgttaaataatgaaaaaaaaattgtagtcaTTACGAATTTGTTTGGCTTAGAGtgttaaataatgaaaaaaaattatagtcatTACTAAATTATTTGGTCAAAATTGGATATTAGATCAATatgcaataaatttaaaattttaaaaatatcaaaatgcaatTATCCCAAACTTTAATAAAAGGATaatgtttttcaaatttattcatttattttttatattaacaatTGTTTAAGTTGAGAGGGTAAAGTGCCAAACAGCAAAGTTAGGGGGCAAATGTATTTTCCccgaggggaaaaaaaaagggctctGTTTTGTGGCTGTGCTTATGAGTTCATTATTGAAAAGCAACAGTCATGGCTTATTATGAGTAGcagttaattgatatatttcttGTCTCGTGATTTATATCAGGAATATTATTatctgctctgataccatacaACTATATAAATCCATGAACAGGGGAAGATGTGATTTCACTGAGGACAAAACGCTCTTTTTAACTATTTGAATGTTCTCCTAAAAACAACAAAAGCCGGCTTTAAAACTTACATAATGAGGAAGCATTCTTTAACGGGACGGACCTCAAAATGGAATGAATGTAAATTCTTATGAGTATCTAGTTATGCTAATTAAGGCAAAAGAATATCGTGCCGGCATTCCAACTCTGATGATACCTAAGCTTAGAATTTGTTTGGGCTATAAAAAGACCATGCAAAACGTAGTCTCTATTTAGAGCCTCCACCTAATAATAATTGCAGATGCACATATTTACCATGAAACTTGCTACGCTTCTCACTCTTTTTTTGTTCATCTTACCAATTTCTTTGGTTACTGGAGGGCCACTTCTCAGACAAAGGTACAAACCACCCACCATGCCTACTTTTTTTTCACCTTTAAATgttgaagaaaatattgttatttCTACTATCAAATGTCATGAATTCACTGCCATTTACATAACAAATTTGATGTTTACCTAAATTATCAAGTTTATCCCgcaccaaatatatatgtattacatatttttttttcattgatctTGAAATATACAGCATtaccaaattcaaaatttcgtTAATTCCTTTTGCTCAAATTACAGCATAACATAATCTACATGGGACATCATTCGCACCCCAACTCAGAATCTGTTATTAGAGCTAACCATGAGATTCTTGCTTCAGTCGTTGGAAGGAAATACATGAACCTACTATATCTACTAACAATTGCAATTGCAGTTTACATATTTCCCATATATTCATAATATAGTGTTGATAGCGGTGATATATTATCGAAAC includes:
- the LOC107409436 gene encoding protein SUPPRESSOR OF K(+) TRANSPORT GROWTH DEFECT 1, whose translation is MYSNFREQAIEYVKQAVQEDNAGNYAKAFPLYMNALEYFRTHLKYEKNPKIKEAITQKFTGYLRRAEEIRAVLDDGGPGTGSNGDAAVATRPKTKPKDGDGGDGEDPEQAKLRAGLNSAIIREKPNVKWNDVAGLESAKQALQEAVILPVKFPQFFTGKRRPWRAFLLYGPPGTGKSYLAKAVATEADSTFFSVSSSDLVSKWMGESEKLVSNLFQMARESAPSIIFVDEIDSLCGHRGEGNESEASRRIKTELLVQMQGVGHNDQKVLVLAATNTPYALDQAIRRRFDKRIYIPLPDLKARQHMFKVHLGDTPHNLAESDFEILARKTEGFSGSDISVCVKDVLFEPVRKTQDAMFFVKTNDMWVPCGPKQHNAVQITMQELATQGLASKILPPPISRTDFDKVLARQRPTVSKADLDVHERFTKEFGEEG